From Candidatus Zixiibacteriota bacterium, the proteins below share one genomic window:
- a CDS encoding type II toxin-antitoxin system PemK/MazF family toxin: MSVFYIRGAVFLVKFVPPDQPSKPIQKYVLCLQEGKIVENVNSFVAVVITTIKEKKEIKDYPWQVILSPQESRTEHGAIIICNQIHTIPKDNIIEHKYALSDATMKEVNAKLMLGIGIAKIEDLEPD, encoded by the coding sequence ATGTCTGTGTTTTATATAAGAGGTGCAGTTTTTTTAGTTAAGTTTGTCCCACCTGACCAACCCTCTAAACCCATACAAAAATATGTTCTTTGCCTTCAAGAAGGGAAAATTGTTGAGAATGTCAATAGTTTCGTGGCAGTAGTTATCACTACTATAAAAGAAAAAAAAGAGATTAAAGATTATCCCTGGCAAGTAATATTATCACCACAGGAATCTCGCACAGAACATGGGGCAATAATAATCTGTAATCAGATTCATACTATTCCTAAGGATAACATTATCGAGCACAAATATGCCTTGTCTGATGCTACGATGAAAGAAGTTAATGCTAAGTTAATGTTGGGGATTGGCATAGCGAAGATCGAGGATTTGGAACCCGACTAA